gggctgaaatgcCTCCCGAGGggcaggcggggagagggagaggaaggaagctaGCTGCCCTCTGTCCAAGTCACtcttgtcctccccagggtcttccccaccccctgctgcctgCTGCTTTCCACTGGGGGTGCTGGAGAAATGGGTCTGGCTTCTCAGCAGACAACAGCAGTTTTGCAAGGGCCGGGGCATTTTGACAGGGGAGCAAAAACAGGTTTCCCTTTGTGCATCCTGGGAAAGCCTCTTTGGCTACAGTGAAGGCCTCAGGGCTCCCTCTCCTTGTCTtcttctgatggggggggggggagtgagcagaCGCCCCTctatgtggggtgggtgggtgggtggggaggcccGACCTCACAGCTGCTGCtcggctcccctttggtgctttCCCAGGACTCCACACCTGGCAGTGGATGCACGGCTGTGAGATCACCAAGGAGGGGCACAGGAGGGGCTACTCCCAGTTTGCCTATGATGGGAAGGACTACCTCAGCCTGGACAAAGAGACCCTCACCTGGACGGCCAGTGACGGCAGGGCCCAGGTGACCAAGCGGAGGTGGGACACAGACCGCGTCTGGACCGAGGGCCGCAGGAATTTTGTGGAGGGGCGCTGCGTGGAGTGGCTGCAGAAGTACCTGGACTATGGGAAGGAGACCCTGCTGAGGAGAGGTGAGGGTCAGACCTCCTTCTCCCCGTGGAGGGAACCGGGAAGGGCCTCGGTCCCTCAGGCAGGTAGCAGGTCTAGCTAGTCATGGTAGGCTCCTCCCTTGGGGCCAGCCTGTGGCGAGCAGAGGAAGGCTGTCCTCCCTGAGGCCCCTCGGCCGCCGCTGGACTCCCAACTCTGGCCAGGAGGGGCTGAGTGCCGATTTCTGCCGCTGTTGCCCCCACAGACCCTCCCCTGGTGAGAGTGGGGCGCAGGGCGGGGTACGCTGGCCTGGAGGTCCTTGTCTGTCGGGCCCACGGCTTCTACCCCAAGGAGATTGAGGCCGTCTGGAAGAAGGATGGGGAGATCTGGCAGCAGGACGTCTTCCACGGCGGGGTGGTCCCCAACTCGGACGGGACGTATCACACTTGGATCAGCGTCACGATCCACCCCAAGGACAGGGCCCGCTATCGGTGCCACGTGGCACATGACAGCCTGCAGGAACCTGTGGAGGCGGCCTGGGAGGAAGCTGGTAAGGGAAGGGGGGGTGGACCTATGGGGCGGGGGCCCAGCCCTGTCCCTGCAACCCCTCCTGGTGACTGTTGACCTGGACCCAGGAGGAGGGCCGGGTGCAGCCTGTCTGCCGTAGCCTGACTAATGCGTCTCTCAGGCACGGAAAAGCAGggagcatcacccccccccaacacacacacacacacacacacacccttgttctttttctctttcagccCCCGTGTGGCCCGTTGTGGGGGCCAGCTTGGGAGTTGCCGCGATGGTTCTGCTGGTGGTGGGGATCCTCTTCTGCATCAGTAAGTAACCCGTGAGGGTCTTTAGCGGGGCTGCTGGCTCTGTGGCTGACGCTTGCCACGAGGGCCCTCAGCGAATTCTGGCCCACCCACTGAGCTGTgcctgggtggggggtggggccctCTGTAGCCCCGGGCCCTCTgcttcatggtgtgtgtgtgtgtgggggggtgtgtgGGGGTGTCGCTGACCTTGAGAGGGCTGACTCACGGATCCTGTCCTTGcagagagaagaggaaaggagctCTATGCAGCAGCACCTGGTGAGTGGCACCTGCTTTATGGAGAGGGCagcacggggtgggggggtgggga
This window of the Paroedura picta isolate Pp20150507F chromosome 18, Ppicta_v3.0, whole genome shotgun sequence genome carries:
- the LOC143827804 gene encoding major histocompatibility complex class I-related protein 1-like isoform X3; this encodes MPLAGSSRHALRYFFTGISQSGQGLPEFVIVGFLDDQRFVQYDSQTRRDVPQTPWIEEAEKDDPHYWDWQTHLSRNWELFFRVSLWSRHNDSQGLHTWQWMHGCEITKEGHRRGYSQFAYDGKDYLSLDKETLTWTASDGRAQVTKRRWDTDRVWTEGRRNFVEGRCVEWLQKYLDYGKETLLRRDPPLVRVGRRAGYAGLEVLVCRAHGFYPKEIEAVWKKDGEIWQQDVFHGGVVPNSDGTYHTWISVTIHPKDRARYRCHVAHDSLQEPVEAAWEEAAPVWPVVGASLGVAAMVLLVVGILFCIKRRGKELYAAAPALDQPGETSTMGPPCLLDSLQGVG
- the LOC143827804 gene encoding major histocompatibility complex class I-related protein 1-like isoform X1, translated to MQSRAPGPCRPAGLLLGLLLGLLLLLSVGRSRGAGSSRHALRYFFTGISQSGQGLPEFVIVGFLDDQRFVQYDSQTRRDVPQTPWIEEAEKDDPHYWDWQTHLSRNWELFFRVSLWSRHNDSQGLHTWQWMHGCEITKEGHRRGYSQFAYDGKDYLSLDKETLTWTASDGRAQVTKRRWDTDRVWTEGRRNFVEGRCVEWLQKYLDYGKETLLRRDPPLVRVGRRAGYAGLEVLVCRAHGFYPKEIEAVWKKDGEIWQQDVFHGGVVPNSDGTYHTWISVTIHPKDRARYRCHVAHDSLQEPVEAAWEEAAPVWPVVGASLGVAAMVLLVVGILFCIKRRGKELYAAAPALDQPGETSTMGPPCLLDSLQGVG
- the LOC143827804 gene encoding major histocompatibility complex class I-related protein 1-like isoform X2, which produces MPLAGLSEAAPSGQGQGQGSSRHALRYFFTGISQSGQGLPEFVIVGFLDDQRFVQYDSQTRRDVPQTPWIEEAEKDDPHYWDWQTHLSRNWELFFRVSLWSRHNDSQGLHTWQWMHGCEITKEGHRRGYSQFAYDGKDYLSLDKETLTWTASDGRAQVTKRRWDTDRVWTEGRRNFVEGRCVEWLQKYLDYGKETLLRRDPPLVRVGRRAGYAGLEVLVCRAHGFYPKEIEAVWKKDGEIWQQDVFHGGVVPNSDGTYHTWISVTIHPKDRARYRCHVAHDSLQEPVEAAWEEAAPVWPVVGASLGVAAMVLLVVGILFCIKRRGKELYAAAPALDQPGETSTMGPPCLLDSLQGVG